DNA sequence from the Aliidongia dinghuensis genome:
GGTTTCATGAGCTCGCGGCCGTGCACAACGAGGCGACTTCGACCTTCGCGTCGCTTCATTGGGAACCGCCAGCGATTGTCACGGCAGCCAGCAGTGCTTGCCATCTCGTGTCGAGATCGCTGACCCGGAGCGCTGTTTCGAGAGCCCCCTGGAAACCCCCGGACCTCGCTTGTGCGGCGGAGATCGCCACGAAGGCCTGGTCACGCAAGGCGGCAAGACAGGTGTCGGGATCTGTCTCCAGTTCGGCTTCCGCCCGAATTGCGTCTGATGTCCCGCTCAGGGCGGCCATGTCGACAGCGATCGAACCGAGCGTCCTTGCACGAATGGACGGAACTCGAACGGGCGACCTCTTGGCCGCGCGCCTGGGATCGGCCAAGAACTGTTCCCACTTCGCCTTGCTTTGCGGATCCGGCGCCGTCCTCAATCTCTCCTCGGCGGCTGCGATCGCTGGGTCTCGCCGCTCCTCGACCAACTCGCCCATGCTCCGCGTCTTCGCCATCGCTGCCGCGAAGTCCCCCATGACAGCCTCGAGCTCGATAGCTTGATCTGGCGGCGGCTCCCGCCTCGGTGACGCCCATATGCGTTGCCAGGCACTGAAGGCTCGGGTCGCTTCCGGCTGGTATCCCGCGAACGCCAGCGTTTTCGCGAGGCGGGCCAGGGCGGAGGCGCCCGCATCTTCCGCAGCACCGGCGGCGCCGGTCGCTAGGGACGCGAACCGTTGGACCGCCGTCGCGTCTTTCCGCTTGGCCGCGTCGGCTACGATGTCCAGCAGGACTTCTTCTCGGTCGCGCGGGCCGAGCGTCGACATTTCCTGGACAGCATCGTCGTAGGCGCCAAGTTCGACCAGGACGCCGATGGCCTGGCGACCGACGAGATGCAGCCGACTTCGCTGGCTCGGACCGGCGGGCGGGGCATCGGACCGCGCGGCGATCTCGGACGCCTTGCGCGCCGCGTCGATGGCCGCCGGGCGATCGCCAAGCTTCTCCAGGCGCCTTTCCTCGGCCAGCCACTCATCCAAGGTCAGGGTGTCGTCCTGCGGAACCAGAGATCTCGCGAGCGCAACGTCTCCTCTGTCGATCAGCTTGTCGACGGTCGCGTTCAGAACGTCGAAGGGCAGGGTCGGGATCGCCGGATCGCGGACGAACGACCGCGCCGCCTCTGCGCCCTGGCATTCCGCGAAGGCCTCCGCGGCCGACGCCGCCAGCCAACGCCTGTCGGACGCTTGGCTTCCCGTCCGAAGTAGCGCCAATGCCAGGTCCGCCGTGCGCCGAGCCAGTTCGGTGCCGCGACGCAAGTCTCGCGTTCCGCCAGGGCCGCTGGCGCACCAGGCAGTGGCCGCCTCGGACAGGATCATGACCTTCGGCAGCCCATCTGGGAATCCCTCTGCCAAATCGATCGAGGCTTGCATCTGGCCCGACATCGCGAGCGCCCCGGCGACGTCGGCCAATGCAAGCGCGGTGGAGCTCGACTGCGACAAGAAGCCCTTGTCCTTCGCCGCAGGAAGCTCCTGGACCCTGGAGAGAACCTCTTCCGCGCCGCCGACGTCCCCGGCCCCTGCGAGCGCCACGCCAAGCCTGCCGAGCAGGATCGCCTTCAGCTGCGGCTGAAGCTCCACGTCGGCGAGTGAAGCCGCCTCGCGATGCTCTCCCAGTCGCACGAGGTCTTCGATGACCGGGCCTCGCCAGAGCGGCCCAATTCCGTTTCCCCCATCGGCGAACAGCGCGGCCGCGCGGTGAACTACCCCTCGTGCAGCTTCGGGATATCCGCCTTTCGTCAGGGCAGTGGCGAGTTCGGTCAGGCGTGCCGCGTCGTTGCGAAAGTTGACGTCCGCGTTGCCCAATTTCGCCGAGGTGTCGGCAGCCGCAGAGGCGATGGCTTCCATGTCCTGGTCCGACGCACGTGGTATCGACCAGGCAGTCCCCACAACAATCGGCATTGCAAGAAGGCTGCTGGCAATCACGGTAAGCGCAGTCGCGACCAGGGGGCGGTCCCGTCCGTTTTGCTTGCCCAGGCGTTCGCCTCGCGTCGCGCGGACGCCGATCGCCCCTATCGGCACCACTCCACCCCGCGGCGCAGCTCAATGCTGTGGCAGGAGGACGGCATCTCCTGCGGGAACGGCAACTTGTCGCCGACCTTCCACAGCCCCAGGCGACGCATGATCTCCGGCATTTCCGAGTCAATCACCGCGAGCGGATTGCCGTCGCCGTACCGAGTCTGGCTTCGATAGTGCAACCGCTCGGAATAGGTCGCGGCGTTCGACGATCGCAGCACGGTGATGAAATAGGCGAACGGTGCGTTGAACGTGGGCTCGTCGAGGATGATGTCACCCGCGAGGGGGCCGGTCCTCACGAGACGGATTTCCTCGTTGTGGTTCTTGCCGGTGACCCCGGCAAAGGTTCCGACGAACCGGTTGGCCTGGCGGTCGTACGACAGCGCGAAGGTGGAGACAACCTGATTCCCGTTGGCGCTGAAAACGGACCTTGCCACGAGCAGCAACATTGGGGATCGGATATGGCTTCTGGCGAACACGATCCGTGCATCGAGGCTGTGATAGTTGCCGATGCTCTTGTCCCAGGAGCTCTTGGGGGCATCGACGTGCTCGAAATGCGGGAAGGGCGGGCCGGAGCAATCGAGAGCCGCACCGTGGGCGAGGCACATCGCTATCAGTCCGGGATCCCCGCCATCTAGAAGGACGTTTTCCGTCGACGGCCCTTGGATAGCGACAAACCGCCATGGAGTGACCGTCCGAAAGTCGCCGGTCAGATCGATGTCGGCGACGACGGTGCCAGCCGTGTCGTAGGTCTTCTGGAACCGGTCGATCGCAGCTTCGGCTGCGAGAGACGGGGGCTTC
Encoded proteins:
- a CDS encoding ATP-binding protein, encoding MEAIASAAADTSAKLGNADVNFRNDAARLTELATALTKGGYPEAARGVVHRAAALFADGGNGIGPLWRGPVIEDLVRLGEHREAASLADVELQPQLKAILLGRLGVALAGAGDVGGAEEVLSRVQELPAAKDKGFLSQSSSTALALADVAGALAMSGQMQASIDLAEGFPDGLPKVMILSEAATAWCASGPGGTRDLRRGTELARRTADLALALLRTGSQASDRRWLAASAAEAFAECQGAEAARSFVRDPAIPTLPFDVLNATVDKLIDRGDVALARSLVPQDDTLTLDEWLAEERRLEKLGDRPAAIDAARKASEIAARSDAPPAGPSQRSRLHLVGRQAIGVLVELGAYDDAVQEMSTLGPRDREEVLLDIVADAAKRKDATAVQRFASLATGAAGAAEDAGASALARLAKTLAFAGYQPEATRAFSAWQRIWASPRREPPPDQAIELEAVMGDFAAAMAKTRSMGELVEERRDPAIAAAEERLRTAPDPQSKAKWEQFLADPRRAAKRSPVRVPSIRARTLGSIAVDMAALSGTSDAIRAEAELETDPDTCLAALRDQAFVAISAAQARSGGFQGALETALRVSDLDTRWQALLAAVTIAGGSQ